The Candidatus Kryptobacter tengchongensis genome contains a region encoding:
- a CDS encoding Dipeptidyl aminopeptidase/acylaminoacyl peptidase, with translation MTRRNLILAQIIIILFAANFLLPQEKWTPDVMIKFKRVGTTAISPDGKLIAYTVSVPLMEGEKSEYLTHIWVVSSDGKMNYQFTFGEKSCTEPSFSPDGKYLSFLSTRGKDGKNQIWLLRLTGGEAEQITNVKSGVISYRWSPDSKMIAFTSADPETEEEAKAKREKLDMIIVDKNYKYAHLYIVKLEKDKKGEYPVKRLTSGEFHVTSFDWSPDGKFIVFAHQANPTADVWTTSDISIIPSDSGEIKPLIKWSGSDANPRFSPDGKWIAFESDGGMIKWAGLRYVYIIPATGGEAKRLSPTPDENCRIISWSKDSKEIYVSEAYRTSFRIYSVPIDGGKPRALTPDNGNYSGVSFSLDGSTMAFVYQNSETPPDVYITSLKKFEPKRLTDVNSDFPKLPMGKTEILTWKSKDGKFEIEGLVTYPVNYEKGRRYPLVLLIHGGPASVFTQNFTSAGAVYPIQAFAQEGYVVLRPNPRGSTGYGKEFRFANYNDWGFGDYDDLMAGVDKLIELGVAHPESLCVAGWSYGGYMTSFIVTKTKRFKAASVGAGVTNLISFTGTADIPSFLPDYFSGEFWDRLDVYMKHSAIFNVKGVTTPTQIIHGEVDVRVPISQGKEFYNALKRQGCPTEMIIYPRTPHGVQEPKFIADIGKRIIAWFNKHLGRETKLTMEK, from the coding sequence ATGACGAGAAGAAATCTTATACTGGCTCAAATCATCATAATCTTGTTTGCGGCTAACTTCTTACTTCCCCAGGAAAAATGGACACCCGATGTTATGATAAAGTTCAAGCGAGTTGGCACAACCGCAATCTCACCTGATGGAAAACTTATTGCTTATACTGTTTCAGTTCCCTTGATGGAGGGGGAAAAATCTGAATATCTCACGCATATCTGGGTTGTTTCATCAGATGGAAAAATGAACTACCAATTTACATTTGGAGAGAAATCATGTACAGAACCATCCTTTTCCCCAGATGGTAAATATCTCTCATTTCTTTCAACAAGAGGGAAAGACGGTAAAAATCAAATATGGCTTCTGAGATTAACTGGCGGGGAAGCAGAGCAGATAACAAATGTTAAGTCAGGGGTTATATCTTATAGATGGTCACCCGATTCAAAAATGATTGCATTTACCAGTGCTGACCCCGAAACGGAAGAAGAAGCAAAGGCGAAGAGAGAAAAACTTGATATGATCATCGTTGATAAAAATTATAAGTATGCGCATCTTTATATTGTCAAACTTGAGAAAGATAAGAAAGGCGAATATCCCGTTAAGCGTTTGACATCTGGTGAATTTCATGTGACCTCATTTGACTGGTCCCCAGATGGAAAATTTATCGTTTTCGCGCATCAGGCAAATCCAACTGCAGATGTTTGGACGACATCAGATATTTCAATCATTCCATCAGATAGTGGTGAAATAAAACCGTTGATCAAATGGTCAGGTTCAGACGCTAACCCAAGGTTTTCGCCCGATGGGAAGTGGATAGCTTTTGAATCTGATGGTGGTATGATAAAATGGGCTGGGTTAAGGTATGTTTATATCATCCCCGCAACCGGCGGAGAAGCCAAAAGGTTATCCCCAACCCCAGATGAAAATTGCAGAATAATTTCATGGTCAAAAGATAGTAAGGAAATTTATGTTAGCGAAGCTTATAGAACATCGTTTCGCATTTATTCTGTGCCTATTGACGGAGGAAAACCAAGGGCTTTAACTCCAGATAACGGGAATTATTCAGGTGTTTCATTTAGTTTAGATGGCTCAACAATGGCATTTGTTTATCAAAATTCGGAAACACCACCAGATGTTTATATAACAAGCTTGAAAAAATTTGAACCGAAGCGATTGACAGATGTTAATTCAGACTTTCCAAAACTCCCAATGGGCAAAACAGAAATTTTAACTTGGAAATCAAAAGATGGTAAATTTGAAATTGAAGGTCTCGTCACTTATCCAGTAAATTATGAAAAAGGGCGAAGATATCCTCTTGTTCTCCTAATCCACGGCGGACCAGCAAGCGTTTTCACTCAAAACTTCACATCAGCAGGTGCTGTTTATCCAATTCAAGCATTTGCACAAGAGGGCTATGTCGTGCTGAGACCAAACCCAAGAGGAAGCACTGGTTATGGCAAAGAATTTAGATTCGCAAATTACAATGATTGGGGATTTGGTGATTATGATGACTTGATGGCAGGGGTTGATAAACTAATTGAACTTGGCGTTGCCCATCCTGAAAGTTTGTGTGTCGCTGGATGGAGCTATGGTGGCTATATGACATCGTTTATAGTGACAAAAACCAAAAGATTCAAAGCAGCAAGCGTTGGCGCTGGAGTGACGAATTTAATAAGCTTTACAGGCACAGCGGATATACCAAGCTTTCTGCCCGATTATTTCTCTGGGGAATTCTGGGATAGGCTTGATGTTTATATGAAACATTCGGCTATCTTTAATGTTAAGGGAGTAACAACTCCAACTCAAATCATCCATGGCGAGGTTGATGTTAGAGTTCCAATTTCGCAAGGCAAAGAATTTTATAATGCTTTAAAGAGACAAGGTTGCCCAACAGAGATGATAATTTACCCAAGAACACCGCACGGAGTTCAAGAGCCAAAATTTATCGCAGATATTGGGAAAAGAATCATAGCTTGGTTCAACAAGCATCTTGGACGAGAAACTAAACTGACCATGGAAAAATAG
- a CDS encoding Glycosyl hydrolases family 18: MRARFLIPLIFLLSSCATLRPPFEYHPKIIIAWVVKADTTSFLSLQKNFSSISIVSPTWFRFDSAGNIIADIDSNLLIFSRQNDLPLMPLIVNQGFRVDIAEALLSEPKVREMIADSILKLVLNGNYIGINLDFEGPFVNVRDGYTKFVELVSAKLHNYGKVVSVDVVAKTSEKFTGWAGVYDYSELGEVVDYFVIMGYDYAGRLDPPGPIAPKWWVEETIKFAISQGIKPQKIILGIPFYGRWWKGNEQGRGIYYPELKDVMSKYNLKKKWDRKAKAPYFRFKDENGVENVIYFEDEESLSEKLDLVNKYNLAGIAIWRLDGEPDKFWEVIKSKLKLKVFLTN, encoded by the coding sequence ATGAGAGCAAGATTTTTAATCCCGTTAATTTTTCTTTTATCTTCGTGCGCAACCTTAAGACCACCATTTGAATACCATCCGAAAATTATCATCGCTTGGGTCGTCAAAGCAGATACTACAAGTTTTCTATCTCTTCAAAAGAATTTTTCTTCCATTTCCATTGTTTCCCCAACATGGTTTAGGTTTGACAGCGCTGGAAATATCATCGCTGACATTGACTCAAATCTTTTAATTTTCTCCCGTCAAAATGATCTGCCTTTAATGCCACTCATAGTTAATCAAGGCTTTCGTGTTGATATTGCTGAGGCATTGCTTTCTGAACCAAAAGTTAGAGAAATGATCGCCGATTCAATCTTAAAACTTGTTCTAAATGGAAATTACATTGGAATAAACCTTGATTTTGAAGGACCATTTGTGAATGTTCGTGATGGATATACTAAGTTTGTTGAGCTTGTGAGCGCAAAACTTCATAACTACGGGAAAGTTGTAAGTGTTGATGTAGTTGCAAAAACATCTGAAAAATTTACTGGCTGGGCTGGGGTTTATGATTATTCTGAACTTGGTGAAGTGGTTGATTATTTTGTGATAATGGGATATGATTATGCAGGAAGACTTGATCCCCCTGGACCAATTGCGCCAAAGTGGTGGGTGGAAGAAACAATAAAATTTGCGATTTCACAGGGAATAAAACCACAAAAAATTATACTTGGAATACCTTTCTACGGAAGATGGTGGAAGGGAAATGAGCAAGGACGAGGGATTTATTACCCTGAGCTTAAAGATGTTATGAGCAAATATAATTTGAAAAAGAAATGGGATAGAAAAGCAAAAGCACCATATTTTAGGTTTAAAGATGAAAACGGAGTTGAAAATGTGATTTATTTTGAAGATGAAGAAAGTTTATCTGAAAAACTTGACCTTGTGAATAAATATAATCTTGCTGGCATCGCTATATGGCGACTTGATGGTGAGCCAGATAAATTCTGGGAAGTTATTAAATCAAAACTTAAACTAAAGGTATTTTTAACAAATTAA
- a CDS encoding glyoxylate/succinic semialdehyde reductase has translation MKKIGFIGLGIMGEMMAKRLLNNGYELVVYNRTKEKILKLGDKGITPVESPAEIVKNCDITISMLADSKALENIAYDKNGIFNNLKNGFIHIDMSTVSPSTTLKLYSDYKKQGAYFIHAPVLGSKTQAGDGTLLIFAGGDKSAIEKCEEIFKVLGKKTWKFDSVEKATILKLAMNSMIATMIVALSQAFVLAEKSGIPKEIVLEVLENSALNSAMYQNKGKTIINGNFEPNFYVKHMLKDINLVLDLALDLKIPFPVISSIREMFVQTLSKYENEDYSAIYKTMAELAGIEI, from the coding sequence ATGAAGAAAATCGGTTTCATAGGACTTGGAATAATGGGAGAAATGATGGCAAAAAGACTTTTAAATAACGGATATGAGCTTGTCGTATACAACAGAACAAAAGAAAAAATTTTAAAACTTGGGGATAAAGGGATAACCCCTGTTGAATCACCAGCTGAGATTGTAAAGAATTGCGACATCACAATATCAATGCTTGCTGATTCAAAAGCACTTGAAAACATCGCATATGATAAAAACGGAATCTTCAACAATCTAAAAAATGGATTTATCCATATTGATATGAGCACAGTTTCACCATCTACAACTCTCAAGCTTTACAGTGATTACAAAAAACAAGGTGCTTACTTTATCCATGCTCCAGTGCTCGGGAGTAAAACTCAGGCTGGTGATGGAACATTGTTAATTTTTGCTGGCGGTGATAAATCTGCAATAGAAAAATGCGAAGAAATTTTTAAAGTTTTGGGAAAGAAAACATGGAAGTTTGATTCGGTGGAGAAAGCGACAATTTTGAAACTTGCCATGAACTCAATGATAGCCACAATGATCGTTGCATTATCCCAAGCATTCGTCCTTGCAGAAAAATCCGGGATTCCAAAAGAAATAGTTCTTGAAGTGCTTGAAAATTCCGCCCTCAACTCAGCAATGTATCAAAACAAGGGCAAAACGATAATAAACGGAAACTTTGAGCCGAATTTCTATGTCAAACATATGTTGAAAGACATAAATTTAGTCCTTGATTTAGCACTTGACTTGAAAATTCCATTTCCCGTTATTTCATCAATTCGTGAGATGTTTGTTCAAACTCTTTCAAAATATGAAAATGAAGATTACTCGGCAATCTATAAAACAATGGCTGAACTTGCCGGCATAGAAATTTAA
- a CDS encoding Por secretion system C-terminal sorting domain-containing protein: MLKILPLFLILVQFLYPQSFRLKRPVPDHIQINGSYLYGEPNIRDPQNRAHTGVDILVRYDTVYSACDGIIYFVAYNPYDTIGGYEPNGAGNYIFIKGQWEGKDLYLLYGHLSKPLKNQGDSVKAGEPVAISGNTGYSTGPHLHFEIRLGTPRYESYRTRRNPELWFAMNGTGAIYGKIPNAPNSTRVDISPDPKPRPPYTTFSYALTYNFNDPYIGSDDIYQENYAIGEVKPGTYTITALNGLYKRTVTVRAGEIINADPPSQVAEEEVKFNKFELFQNYPNPFNTSTVIRYYLPEPRRVILKVYDLLGREVKTLVDEEKGSGLHYVIFNADDLASGVYVYTIFAGDFIASKLMIFVK; encoded by the coding sequence ATGTTAAAAATTTTACCACTTTTTTTAATCCTTGTGCAATTTCTTTATCCTCAAAGTTTTAGATTAAAACGCCCCGTGCCAGATCATATTCAAATCAACGGCTCATATCTTTACGGTGAACCAAATATCCGCGATCCCCAAAATAGAGCTCATACTGGCGTTGACATCCTCGTAAGATACGACACCGTTTACTCGGCTTGCGATGGTATAATTTATTTTGTTGCATATAACCCATACGACACAATTGGTGGTTATGAACCCAATGGGGCAGGAAATTATATTTTTATTAAAGGGCAATGGGAAGGAAAAGATTTATATTTACTTTACGGACATCTCTCAAAACCATTAAAGAATCAGGGGGACAGCGTCAAAGCTGGTGAACCAGTTGCAATCTCAGGGAATACAGGATATTCAACAGGACCTCACTTACATTTTGAAATTCGTCTTGGGACACCAAGATATGAATCCTATAGAACGAGGCGAAACCCGGAACTTTGGTTTGCAATGAATGGAACAGGTGCTATTTACGGCAAAATTCCAAACGCTCCCAACTCAACCCGAGTTGATATAAGTCCTGACCCTAAACCAAGACCACCCTATACAACTTTTAGCTATGCTTTGACATATAATTTCAATGACCCTTATATAGGAAGCGATGATATTTATCAGGAAAATTACGCAATAGGTGAGGTCAAGCCTGGAACTTATACAATAACAGCATTAAATGGACTTTATAAGCGAACTGTAACCGTAAGAGCTGGTGAAATCATAAATGCTGATCCACCATCGCAAGTCGCCGAAGAAGAAGTCAAATTTAATAAATTTGAGCTTTTTCAAAATTATCCAAACCCATTTAACACTTCAACAGTTATAAGATATTATCTTCCCGAGCCAAGGCGAGTTATCCTCAAGGTCTATGATTTGCTCGGGAGAGAAGTCAAAACACTCGTAGATGAGGAAAAAGGCTCGGGTTTGCACTATGTGATTTTTAACGCCGATGACCTTGCAAGTGGGGTTTATGTTTATACGATTTTCGCAGGGGATTTTATCGCTTCAAAACTTATGATTTTTGTAAAATAA
- a CDS encoding thiamine biosynthesis protein ThiI: MSSAVVICHYHEVALKQKNREIFEKKLRTNIAFMLSDIVKQNMVMRGYGRLKIVLPFGFEDTEKIEIVKSRLNNVFGLTNYGIGIVSALDIEKICEASLKVLKSKNFKTFSVKTKRQNKKFPLNSVEVNQKVGAFILEKFKSDGKEIKVDLKNPDITVHIEIVDREVYVYADRFKGPGGLPVGSSGKVVSLLSAGFDSPVASYMIMKRGARVVFVHYHSYPYTSYDSIEQVKQIVKILSRFQLHSKLYIVPIAEAQRIIVLNAPVELRTILYRRLMIKIAEKIAEKEKAEALVTGESLGQVASQTLRNIRVINQIANLPILRPLIGIDKEEIIQKSREIGTYEISSQPYDDCCSFLTGRHPETWADLNDIFEVEKKINWNELVEISLSNAEVENIYADFLDKNIVEKIED; this comes from the coding sequence ATGAGCTCAGCCGTTGTAATATGTCATTACCATGAGGTTGCCCTAAAGCAAAAAAATAGAGAGATATTTGAGAAGAAGTTAAGAACAAACATCGCTTTTATGCTTTCAGATATAGTGAAACAAAACATGGTGATGCGTGGGTACGGAAGATTAAAGATCGTCCTCCCATTTGGATTTGAAGACACCGAAAAAATTGAAATTGTTAAGTCAAGATTAAATAATGTCTTCGGATTGACAAATTACGGGATTGGAATTGTTTCAGCTCTTGATATAGAAAAAATTTGTGAGGCAAGTTTAAAGGTCTTGAAAAGCAAAAATTTTAAAACCTTTAGCGTAAAGACAAAAAGACAAAACAAAAAATTCCCTCTTAACTCCGTTGAAGTGAACCAGAAAGTTGGAGCCTTTATACTTGAAAAATTTAAAAGCGATGGCAAAGAAATTAAAGTTGACCTAAAAAATCCCGATATCACTGTGCATATTGAAATAGTTGATAGAGAAGTTTATGTTTACGCCGATAGATTTAAAGGTCCTGGTGGATTACCTGTTGGCTCAAGCGGTAAAGTTGTTTCGCTGTTGTCAGCGGGATTTGACTCGCCAGTGGCATCATATATGATTATGAAACGAGGCGCAAGGGTTGTATTTGTTCATTATCACAGCTACCCCTACACATCTTATGATTCAATTGAGCAAGTAAAACAGATTGTTAAAATTTTAAGCAGGTTTCAACTTCACTCAAAACTCTACATCGTTCCCATAGCCGAAGCACAGCGTATAATTGTTTTGAACGCCCCCGTTGAACTAAGGACAATTTTATACAGAAGATTAATGATAAAAATTGCGGAAAAAATCGCCGAAAAAGAAAAAGCCGAAGCTTTGGTAACAGGTGAAAGCTTAGGTCAAGTTGCCTCTCAGACATTAAGAAATATAAGAGTGATAAATCAAATTGCTAACCTGCCGATATTAAGACCTTTAATCGGAATTGACAAGGAAGAGATAATTCAAAAATCAAGGGAGATAGGAACTTACGAAATTTCAAGCCAGCCATATGATGATTGTTGCAGTTTCTTAACAGGAAGACATCCTGAAACATGGGCGGATCTTAATGATATATTTGAAGTGGAAAAGAAAATCAACTGGAATGAACTTGTTGAAATTTCCCTTTCAAACGCCGAAGTTGAAAATATATATGCCGATTTCCTTGACAAAAACATAGTTGAAAAAATTGAAGATTGA
- a CDS encoding Por secretion system C-terminal sorting domain-containing protein, with translation MRRLELFLGVIFYFLCTSFTCAHDQYVHQYICVEAYKLLKLTLGGDFPEMLEYLGGLGSANVAWDPYTEKRYITTGAWVEDEMDAVYGYSKDYPPVITGAPGVIGYIILRFFPKDPFVSSTHFWDADNGDNLKTDLEGTVGGLYFKFTVPNAYQKMQAYAFGREGVTVVFSRSCRIATLYDGLVPVLGLRFRYSSLGWLYKTGNIYVEKYLGIGGEWEDVGDSITIDPRSRFLKSIVYEILGRMCHLLGDMSVPAHAHRDAHGSDDDGIRMDSYEEWMKSYYTFWDAQKVYEQFGGFLNLYQSRNPLHFLMYTTQQIADHFGSNGPYEGDGNNVIGGDPLPEEIKYLNQVNLSSLGEPTTMNGPFDVVRLRNIRDKTFPQAIRAVAGLLYWFAKEAGLQFESILPLSVTISGPSVAPCATGTWYANVSGGVPGYSYQWYQMYCNNDAGAVSTISTSTTSNKVEPLRPPCEWTPVGTNSPTLQLYWCGGSGYLRVDVTDALGNSASAQYYVQGAGGGEPVPNLQDGHKIELAKPLPVEFSIRSYPNPFNPSATISYELPTDGFVRLSVFDVLGREVEVLVNEIKPAGFYDVSFDASNLPSGVYFARISVVSNEGKSFVQTIKMVLTK, from the coding sequence ATGCGGAGATTAGAGTTATTCCTTGGGGTTATTTTTTATTTTCTTTGTACAAGTTTTACCTGTGCTCATGATCAGTATGTGCATCAATATATTTGTGTTGAAGCTTACAAACTTTTGAAGCTCACGCTTGGAGGCGACTTTCCAGAAATGCTTGAATATCTTGGGGGGTTGGGAAGTGCGAATGTTGCATGGGATCCATATACAGAAAAGAGATACATTACAACAGGGGCTTGGGTAGAAGATGAAATGGACGCTGTTTATGGCTATTCAAAGGATTATCCACCTGTGATAACAGGTGCTCCGGGTGTGATAGGGTATATAATTCTTAGATTTTTCCCCAAAGATCCATTTGTTTCTTCTACTCATTTTTGGGATGCCGATAATGGTGATAATTTAAAAACTGACTTGGAAGGAACTGTAGGGGGACTTTACTTTAAATTTACAGTTCCGAATGCTTATCAAAAGATGCAAGCCTATGCGTTTGGCAGAGAAGGTGTTACTGTGGTATTTTCGCGCTCTTGCAGGATAGCAACTCTTTATGATGGTCTTGTGCCTGTACTCGGTCTTAGATTTAGATATAGTTCTCTTGGGTGGCTTTATAAAACGGGGAATATTTATGTTGAGAAATATCTGGGTATCGGTGGTGAGTGGGAAGATGTTGGAGATTCAATAACAATTGATCCTCGAAGCCGTTTTTTGAAATCTATTGTTTATGAAATTCTTGGCAGAATGTGTCATTTACTTGGAGATATGAGTGTTCCTGCACATGCGCATAGAGATGCTCATGGTTCAGATGATGATGGGATAAGAATGGATTCATATGAGGAGTGGATGAAGAGTTATTACACATTTTGGGATGCACAGAAAGTATATGAACAATTTGGTGGATTTTTGAATCTATATCAAAGTAGGAATCCACTTCATTTTTTGATGTATACTACACAACAGATTGCGGATCACTTTGGAAGTAATGGTCCATACGAAGGGGATGGGAATAATGTTATTGGTGGGGATCCATTACCTGAGGAGATAAAGTATTTAAATCAAGTAAATCTTTCATCACTTGGTGAGCCAACAACGATGAATGGACCATTTGATGTGGTAAGGTTGAGGAACATTCGTGATAAGACATTTCCACAGGCAATTCGAGCAGTTGCAGGTCTTTTGTATTGGTTTGCGAAGGAAGCTGGGCTTCAATTTGAGAGCATTCTACCTCTTTCTGTAACAATTTCTGGTCCAAGTGTAGCACCTTGTGCAACTGGAACCTGGTATGCAAACGTCAGTGGTGGGGTGCCTGGATATTCTTATCAATGGTACCAGATGTATTGTAATAATGATGCAGGCGCTGTGTCAACAATTAGTACGTCAACAACTAGTAACAAAGTTGAACCTTTACGTCCCCCTTGCGAGTGGACACCGGTTGGTACGAATAGTCCTACGCTTCAATTATATTGGTGTGGTGGCAGTGGCTATCTTAGAGTTGATGTAACTGATGCTCTGGGGAATTCTGCATCGGCTCAATACTATGTTCAAGGTGCTGGTGGTGGTGAGCCTGTGCCTAACTTGCAGGATGGACATAAAATTGAGCTTGCTAAACCACTTCCTGTGGAATTTTCTATTAGAAGTTATCCGAACCCATTTAATCCTTCTGCTACGATAAGTTATGAATTACCAACCGATGGCTTTGTGAGACTTTCTGTTTTTGATGTTCTTGGTCGAGAGGTTGAAGTTCTTGTGAATGAGATAAAACCTGCTGGCTTCTATGATGTGTCGTTTGACGCTTCAAATTTACCAAGTGGGGTTTACTTTGCCAGAATTTCTGTTGTATCAAACGAAGGGAAATCATTTGTTCAGACGATTAAGATGGTGTTAACGAAGTAA
- a CDS encoding SSU ribosomal protein S20P, protein MPNLKSAERRMRKSEKRRMRNRHYKSMMKTFIKKVKNAGTKEEAELMLKKVYSILDKLVAKGIIHKNRAASYKSKLAQFVNNFPITQPQQA, encoded by the coding sequence ATGCCAAATCTTAAGTCCGCTGAAAGGAGAATGAGAAAATCTGAAAAAAGAAGGATGCGAAACAGACATTACAAGTCAATGATGAAAACATTTATTAAAAAAGTTAAAAACGCAGGGACGAAAGAAGAAGCTGAACTTATGTTGAAGAAGGTTTATTCAATTCTTGATAAGCTAGTTGCCAAGGGGATCATTCACAAAAACAGGGCAGCATCTTACAAATCTAAGCTTGCACAGTTTGTCAACAACTTCCCTATAACTCAACCTCAACAGGCATAA